CTTAAACTCATCTATAAGTGCCAAGAAGGCTGTTGTGAGAGATAAAGGGAAGCAGGAAAGCTTTCTAACTAGATATCCTTTGCAAGAAGATGGgagttgaatgaatgaaggatTGATCTCCAAAAGATATATATGTTCATCTCCATTGGAATTCACATATTAGTTCCCAACCTGCTTGGCTCCTTGAGCCCAACTCATTGAGAAGGACATGGATCACATTTTTGGAAAGTCTCATTAGCAGTATATGTGATAACCCTTTGCTGATCATGAACTTCCCTCAAAGACCTCacatagggggcggctaggtggcgcagtggataaagcactggccctggagtcaggagcacctgggttcaaatctggtctcagacacttaataattacctagttgtgtggcctcgggcaagccacttaaccccattgcctagcaaaaacctaaaaaaacaaaaaaccccaaagaccTCACATAGTACTTTGTTATGTCAACTAGTTAATATATTTTACTATGGTTTATGGATGTCATCCACTCACACCATATTTCTCTTCTAGACTGTCAGCTCTGTGATCCTGCCTCCTGGTACAGGGCACCATGTACAATAAacattataataaatgtttattatcctGAACACAGTAGTCCCATATGGAATTAAATTTAAGGAGTTAAAACTATAACTAAAGGAATCTGAAAATGaatttgtactttgttcaaagtGCTTGCTGGCTTAACCTTTGTGAAACTGTGCCATCTGCTACATATGTGAAGTCTGTTATTGACCCAGCGAAAGGATCAATACACTTTCTTATGCTTTATACTTTCTGGAATGGATTAATTCACTGAACAAATATTGAGTGTGAGTTACGTGTTGGACTCTtgtaaggaagagagagaatttctgTGGCATATATCTACTCTACAAGAGCCTGAGGACCTGGCAATTTGGAACAGACTGCAGAGTAGACTGCTTCAGCCCTCTCTGTGAATCAATGAAAATTTGAACTGCTGCTACATGACCtaaatcacaaaaaagaaaagaactcaagTGTATAAATAATGATGATGGCAGTTTTTTTTGTTcgtgtagaggcaaagaattgaaaaataagggagtgctttttaaaaaaaaattaggggctttatttatttatattgggattgctattattttaataattatattatattattatgtaattaatGTTATAGTTATTAGGACAATTATTCATATTAGAaagtttgttcagtcatgtctgacccttcatgacccatttgaggttttcttggcaaagatgtgtggtttgtcattttcttctccagtttcttttacagatgaagaaactgaggcaaacaagattaaatgacttgcccagggtcacatagttactaagtgtctgagggtgactttgaactcagaatatgaaccttcctgattccagactcatCACTCTATCATATGAGTTGTTCTTGAAATGCTCAAGAAAACATCCCACATATTTATAATGgattaatttctaatttatatgAGCAAAGGAAACtgttttatgcaaaaaaaaagcattggttaaggaaagctctctctctctcttagctgAGAATCTACTCGCTCTTAAAATTTTAATGAGGTTCTGCCTGCAACCATGGTTGCTATTTCAAAAAACGTAAAAAAGAATATTGGTCTGGATAGGATATCACATggagaaaacaatttctttaaaattagcttCTCAAAATGGGGGGGGAGGTTCAAGAGAGAAAATTAGTGTTTAAAGCATCTACTGCTGTTGTTGACCTTCTTACCTGAAGAGGACTAAGACGATATcatgttggggtcaaggtacaaCAGTGTGTTTGACTAATGAGGGCCTAATGAGACTAATACCATCTTGAAAGGTTCTACAACAGatcaggtacaaatagtccacatgaacatttggagtggagatgtctctaaattcgtgcatctcacatttcctttgagctactgcaattcttttttctttaatgtggCCATGCCTTGCTGAGTAGATCCACTATGTTTAAGGTGAAATATTGGGTAGGAAAGAAAGCCttaaaattaggaagacctggtttcaagtcctACCTATGATATTATtctcacttaacctctcaatgcccCAGGAGACTTTCCAAGTATCTATCTTGTAGTGTAGGTGATCATTGGCAAAGAAAATTTCCTCACAGGAAATTCCCTGTATTAGCAAAATCATTGGTCtagtctaaaaagaaaaatgtgtaaggttttaggttggttttttgtGATCCCAAACTGAAACTATCCCtgttttcaagaagcttacattctaaaccATTATAAGTaaatagaggaaagggaagaaatctgTAATTTTATAGGTACAGGGAGCACCTAGTGAGGAACTCACTCCACCAGTGGGGCTCACCATTGAGTCTCTGCAGGGGATAGAACATCAGATCTGGATTCAGTAAAGAGGCAGCtcggtggcacaatagatagagcacctgccctgaagtcaggaggagctgagttcaaatgtggcttcagatacttcatacttactagctatgtgaccataggcaagtcacaaccgtattgcattgccaaaaaaattattaagaatatGAAGTTGGTAAGACCTGAGCTCAATTTCTGAACTTACACTCTTAGcagttttgtgatcctgggcaagtcacataactcctatttccttatctgaaaaatggggacaaGGATAAAACTTATttcacagagttgttttgaggatcaaatgagataaaatgtggAAAGTGCCTTACGAACCTTAAAGCCCAagttaaatattaactattaataTGATCCCTGCCTCTTCAACTTATACTCAGAGACTCATTATGACTTGCCCAGTTCATTCATACAAGAAGTACATCTTATGGGAGGAATCTGAATCTGAGTTCATGGCTCTATGAGGCCAGCTGATATGTCTCATGGGGCCCTGTTACAAGTACATCCTTCTGAGAGACTTGGTGGAGTCCCAAAagtgggtgattttttttttttatttttgaagacagGACATTTTCAGCAGAAGATAACTAAATTCTGATGTTTTTTTAACAACCTTAAAAATTCTACAGGTTCCTTACATGCTCCAGCATCACCACCAGCAAAGAGCAAGAATCTGAGTAGAGaatcttttctctcttatttaaaCATTCTCATGCAGTGTGCGACTCTGGACAAATTGcttcccctctctgggtctcagtttcctcctctgtaaaatgaaggagttgatcTCAAAGGTCCTTTCAACTTCTGATACTCCATAAATCTGAAGATCTAGCAATGTGCTAAGATGCCCCAGATATATACACCCCataaattagaataaataagTCTAAATTTTCCCTTTGCCATTGATCCTGCTGCTTATGAGTAATAAACTATCTAGGGATGGGGTGACAGTAAAGAACCCTCAGAAACAGTTCAGCAGAGGTACCCATAACCGGATAAGAACTTTTGAGAGGACAGCAAATTAACTGAACACCAATCTTTCCTGAGATTGAAAGCAGAAGGACTTGGCTAATGCAGTATCTCATTTAGGCAGCCACACCTCTGTCACCCCATGGCAAGCAGGCAGGTGATGGGCTTTTACACGTTACAATCCAGTGCTGGCACCCTCTCAAGTGGGTGTAGCcaagagaagaaatgaataaagttataaagggttttttttttccttttctgtagtaTCATGTTGTAAGAGCTTATGATTGGACTGTGGGAGTGCTCCCGGCTGTATAAGTAACACAGTGGCTTACCAATTGAGTCCAGGTCTTCTGAAAGGTTACAGAGAGATCCTAAACTGCAGTGGAGTTGAAACTGGTAAGGTAAGTGACTTTCAAGTCTCTGCTTCTATTCTACTTTCAATGTGAGAGTGGTCTCATGAGACCAAAGCCAGAAGGGTCCCCCCAAGTAAAAGAGCAGTAAGTTTAAAAATCTCCTTTCCTGGTTTGAGTCCCAACCATGTGCTACTTACTAGGTGATCTTGGACAAAGAACTTAACCTTGCTAGGTCTTGGTCTCCAGCTGTGTAAAGAGAAGAAATCAGACTTAAAGAAtgcctaaggtcccttccaaatctgacagtttatgattctgtgattctagttCCTTTAACTTTTTGAGTGAgtttagttaaaaaaaacttgGGGAACTTGCAAATGCTTTCTCATGTACAAAAATGAAGCCACTTAAAGTGTCCTAtttaccctcttcttcctccttttcttctttctttccttcctttctatcttcttgtcttttttctttttctatctcctctttcctttgttcctttctccctcccttctttatttccttcttttatcctacttccttccttttttgtcttttttatttttctgtcctcttttcttccttttccttctttgcatctttcctgttcttttttctttttccttttctccccttttcttcctctttccttcgttgtttccttctttttctttctttttccttttctccttttattcccttcctttttgttttgctttgtctctccttccttccttctttcctttgtcttttttctttttatttgtctctgtcctcttttcttcctccctcccctctttcctgccttctttccttccttccatcctacctactttccttcctttctgtccttttttccttctctgtttctctcctctttccttccttcttcctgtttctttccttcatttccttttcttttctctttttcttatctcactttttcttccttccttcttcctttcttccttccctttttttctctttctttcttttgaaaaatttcaataatttctttctctataaattgTGCTCAAAGATTTGGAGTATCTTCTATAGGGATGAACAGAATATTGGAGCTGACCTGGATTTATAGATAATCTAGCTTCACTGAGGACCAGCAAGGgaaggtaacttgcccaagatcacagagctccTTAGTGGCACAGCCCTGACTAGACACTTCTCTATGGGAGAGAATCCTTTATTTTCATGTATAGATCACCTTAGCTTCCTCACATTTGCTACAAACAGTAGTCAAataaggaatgaataaataaaccaCAGGGGTGGCATCATGAAAATCATGTATTTTGAATTAGAACATCTAGAATCAGATCCTGTCTGTCTTTCTTAATATTTGTATAGTCTTGGGAAATTATATAACCTTTCTCTgggcctttgtttcctcatccataaagtcTGAAAATTGGACTAAAATTTCTAAAGTTCTTCCCTATTGAAAATCTGGGAGCCTCTGATTCTGCTACTCATCCAACTTTAAGCAAAGTTCTGGAGAGAAGCatttgcaaaaacattttttaaaagagtatattGGACTGTTAAAAGTTCCCAGCAGGGAAAAGGGTGGCTCTTCAAGCATGAGTTGATGTGATTCTCATAATTCCAGGAGCCAGAGATTATCCCTCTATATGCTACTCTATATGTGGGTCTGAGAGAGTTGTCAGCAGGAATGGTGGGacaaaggaaaagggaggagcTTCTGAGAGGAAAGGCCCTCTGACTAATCTGACTTTGTAAAACAGGTTTCACACCCAAGTTGGAAGCATGAAGATAAAAGGTATTGCCCTGTTCTCCATCCTGCTTCTGGTCTCACAGATGCTCTTGGTAGATtgtgaaaaacagaagaaaagaaaaaatgggagaGAAGGTAAAGGAGAATGGAAACAGCCTGACTCTCCTGGCAAAAATGAAAGAGACCAAAAAACTAAGGGAGGTATAAAACACCCCAGGGGCAAGTTTTCTACTCAAGAGAAAGTTCCCTGTACTTGGGCAGTGACTGAGGAAGGTCTCACCCTGAAAGTATATTGTAAAGGACAGGAAGCCCAATTTGAGTGTACCTATGCAGGCAATCCTTCCTCCTGCCCCCATTTTTCAGGCAATGAAAAAGCCTACTGGAAACAAATTGGCCGTGCCCTTCGGAAACAGAAGAACCTCTGTGCAGACCCAAAGGGTGTGCTCAAGACCCGTGTGTGTAAGAAAGGCCCCAAAGAAGCCCATTTCAAAATGGTGGACTCCACCATTAAGAGTAAGAGCCAGGataatagaggaaaaaaggatcCCCAAATAGCAGCTTCCACTGAGAAACCAGCTGCTCTGACTCTCCTGCCAACTAATCAGCAGTCTACTACTCCAAAGTGCGAGGAGGATATGGAAGTGATCAACCAGAGGAAGGTGGCAGAAGACTTTTGTGGAGAGTCTTGGAGTTCATTATGCACATTTCTACTCACTATGTTACAGGACAAAAAATGCTAGCAAACTCTTAGGAGACTCGCCAATTTTCAGTCCCTGCCCCTAATTGGagcctttctctctcttcatgtGCTGCAGAAAATTCATTCACTCTTCCCTTTACAGCATGAACTTTATGATGCTGAAATGGAGGACAGCtatatatttaaatgtgttttgtaattttttttcttgttttatattttggaatttatacttcattttattttcatacagGCTGCTTACAATTGCGAGCAGATGTTACAAAGGCTGTAAAAGAAGTTGTATATCTgtgtatacacataaatgtaGATACATGTAAATATTTATGCAAAGATGCATAGGTGCATGTGTACAtttatataagtacatatatacacacatggaaaattttcttctattcctaTTCGGGTTCAGCAAGCCAAAGAGATGGTTTCAGTGCAATGTACTTCCTTGACACAGTGCTTCTCACCTGGCCGGGCACCCCAGCTTTGGTCAAGATAATAAAGTTTTGCAAATTTGTTTAGCCAATGTTTGCTTTCTCTCTGTCTGCTGCTATAAATAGGACCCATACTTAGGGAGATGGAGtaaactctctctctttgtggGTTGTGATGTCAGGAATCTAGGAAAACTCTTCTCCAGAGTTTTAATTAGTGAAATTAGTGCCTCAGGGTAAACAGTACTAATGTTACATTAAAACTGGCCAGGAGGTAGGGAGAACCTGGGATACTTTCCCTTAGATGAGTGATCAAGACCCCAGGAAACCTCAAAGCTTATTGGGTGCTGAGGAGGTCAACATATAGGAAGGAGAAAGGTGGGACTGAGTAAAAGATTGGGCCTGGAGAAGTTCACAGAGTGGAAAAAGATCTGAGAAGTATCCCACTCAGTTCCTAATTCACCAGTTTTCCTTGTCACTAACTTCAGAGCCAACCTAAGAGTCAGGGAGACCTTAGTTCAGATTCCAGGTGTTACACATGCGGGCTATGTGAaactgtgcaagtcacttaatagcaATTTAACTATTAGCATTATCTGACTAACCTTATCATTCTGCCTTTGAAGCTTCATCTCTTTAACCGcaagttttgataattattgagATGCAAATTCTAGAGCAGGGACCACATTTAAAGTCATTTATAATTATCAGTTGCTTAGTGTTAATCTTATACAAGCTTTTGATAGAGGGATGGGGGAATAATAATGTTTTATCTagtactttttataaattttctctttggaTGTTCACCATAATTCTGTGGAATAGGTCAGGAAGACATTATTATTCCTTTATATGAATGAAGAACAGAAGAATAGAGAAATGACCCCTTTCTCCCAAAGTCATATagtgaggagagggaagggaaggaaatggggaTAGGGACTTAGGTTTGGAACTCAGATTTCCAGATAGCAATTATGATATTACAGCCTATTCTATTTCCTATTATATCATACCATTCTTTCAAGAGTATAAAGGTGCTGGGAACACTGATAGTTGGTTTTGTTTAGTTCACATCTTTGGCCCTGTCTAATGTTGTTAGTCTAATAAATCTCTTGAGGGACTATCCCTCATGCCTTTCCAGAAAATGGGTAAGAAGAGTTACAAAGAAGTACCAGTTGAGAGGTCAGTTCCCCAAGAGCAATCTCTATCCTGGGTATAGGCCGAGGAAACAgctagaggaagagagaagagctGGAGGAATATGTATGTTAACAGCCaaaggatctgaatttgaatcacaTCTTTACTATTTACTACCTTTGTCACTTTGTGCAATCTGTTTCTTAAGTCTCATAAAACAAAGGGGTTTGGctacatgatctctaaggtcagGTCTATGTCTTATGACCTGTGATTATAGAAAATGTTTTAAGCATCATTGTCTAAGACTTGATATTATATCATTACTatcataatatatatgaaatttatataactataataataataatagctaaaattttcatagcactttaaagtttacaaaagacTATAGATACATTGGGCAGCAAGATCCCACAGGAAGTAAGGAAGGCTCATCTTTCAAATCTGCCCCAGGctcttcccagctgtgtgacttgggcaggCCCTTTTTGCCTCAAAAAGGtggagagatggaaaaggaaaaggcaaccaagaaaaccccaaaaggggtcacaaggagttggaGACAACTGACAAAACAACAATTTGATCTCCACAGCAACCCTT
The Macrotis lagotis isolate mMagLag1 chromosome 3, bilby.v1.9.chrom.fasta, whole genome shotgun sequence genome window above contains:
- the FGFBP1 gene encoding fibroblast growth factor-binding protein 1 codes for the protein MKIKGIALFSILLLVSQMLLVDCEKQKKRKNGREGKGEWKQPDSPGKNERDQKTKGGIKHPRGKFSTQEKVPCTWAVTEEGLTLKVYCKGQEAQFECTYAGNPSSCPHFSGNEKAYWKQIGRALRKQKNLCADPKGVLKTRVCKKGPKEAHFKMVDSTIKSKSQDNRGKKDPQIAASTEKPAALTLLPTNQQSTTPKCEEDMEVINQRKVAEDFCGESWSSLCTFLLTMLQDKKC